From the Butyrivibrio fibrisolvens genome, one window contains:
- a CDS encoding discoidin domain-containing protein, with amino-acid sequence MKKKSELMKMVAIISFTSLVTNAVACGSSLSLSETSNEESSGTEGEDSSQDGKSGAAGQQKNNSKNKTSDSDSKDEVSIEEITEKFIEEVASSAESDEEEVRYYLVDDFDDDGAYEGFMFVGSEADPDWGSCDGTVWFVNESGCEKIHDEFSFLVGENENIFSILQEEDRNFVVFRDLYATADVSNIYYVDGEKCIESRVSYLGSSYVGKEKGDLNITVSAYDMYCDFEGDAEEGTWTGHTWKPYYFYYSSETGDFEEYGAVEISEDELSKLIENDPIIEIKEEGYAIDQIIKRDNGIININYHMETEGSGRNYEYKNATYDLNTGLYVNVWGDSEAGVFDSDYGGIYYLQLLDSDDKDSESASSGDAHTYEEKIYELRSSEPVIPDNEDILKEMAECVTFSCILDYEGITFADMDNSDKVSLRYHIVDYVTWDQKGIYEDVCETVNDKTAIPLDIALDIFKDFYGEDNFTPGEHEDVDDEYYYPLYADGEAWELVEHMQFFEDDDYILYTGPGFYESNGGDEAFVGYADILFAKNKDSRFGVTVVFGWYREDTIDVSSVEASSILSSQGGNDYSADNLIDGDYTTIWAEGAKGTGVGETITIHLEKEQLVYGVLICNGYTASYEQYNNNGRLTQVSVDFGGGNVVKGDVDGYGYEGFSSDNLADSNRTKIELDEPVMTDTIVVTITGAEKGAKYDDTCVSELLVY; translated from the coding sequence ATGAAGAAAAAAAGTGAATTGATGAAAATGGTAGCAATAATTTCCTTCACGTCACTTGTGACTAATGCAGTTGCGTGTGGGAGTTCACTTAGTTTAAGCGAGACTTCTAACGAGGAATCGTCCGGAACGGAAGGTGAGGATAGCAGTCAGGATGGTAAAAGCGGAGCTGCCGGACAGCAGAAGAATAATAGTAAAAATAAGACTTCTGATTCAGATAGTAAAGATGAAGTATCAATAGAAGAGATCACAGAAAAGTTTATAGAAGAAGTGGCTTCAAGCGCGGAGAGTGATGAGGAGGAAGTCAGGTACTATCTTGTAGATGATTTTGATGATGACGGCGCGTATGAAGGTTTTATGTTTGTAGGCAGCGAAGCAGATCCTGATTGGGGATCTTGTGATGGTACGGTGTGGTTTGTTAATGAATCTGGATGTGAGAAGATTCATGATGAGTTTAGCTTTTTAGTTGGTGAGAACGAGAATATTTTTTCCATACTTCAGGAAGAGGATAGAAATTTCGTTGTCTTCAGGGATCTGTATGCAACAGCAGATGTATCAAATATTTATTATGTGGATGGTGAGAAGTGCATAGAATCAAGAGTATCGTATCTTGGATCATCTTATGTTGGCAAGGAAAAGGGTGATCTTAATATAACGGTCAGTGCATATGACATGTACTGCGATTTTGAGGGCGATGCAGAAGAAGGTACATGGACCGGACATACCTGGAAGCCGTATTACTTTTATTACAGTAGTGAGACAGGTGACTTTGAAGAGTACGGAGCGGTTGAGATCAGTGAAGATGAGCTTTCAAAACTGATTGAGAATGACCCTATTATAGAAATCAAGGAAGAAGGATATGCCATTGACCAGATCATCAAGAGAGATAATGGGATAATCAATATCAATTATCACATGGAAACTGAAGGATCAGGAAGAAATTATGAATATAAAAATGCAACGTATGATCTAAATACAGGACTGTACGTTAACGTCTGGGGTGATAGCGAAGCGGGAGTGTTTGATTCTGACTACGGCGGTATCTATTATCTGCAGCTTCTTGATAGTGATGATAAGGATTCAGAATCTGCATCAAGTGGTGATGCCCATACTTATGAAGAGAAGATATATGAGCTTAGATCTTCTGAACCTGTGATTCCTGATAACGAAGATATTCTTAAGGAAATGGCAGAGTGCGTTACGTTTTCCTGTATTCTTGATTACGAAGGCATAACCTTTGCTGATATGGACAATAGTGATAAGGTATCTCTTCGCTACCACATTGTGGATTATGTAACCTGGGATCAGAAGGGTATCTATGAAGATGTCTGCGAGACTGTTAATGACAAAACGGCAATTCCTTTGGATATTGCATTGGATATATTCAAAGATTTCTATGGTGAAGATAACTTTACTCCAGGCGAACATGAGGATGTAGACGATGAGTATTATTATCCTCTTTATGCTGATGGAGAAGCCTGGGAACTTGTTGAGCATATGCAGTTTTTTGAAGATGATGACTATATCCTTTACACAGGCCCCGGATTTTATGAAAGTAATGGAGGCGATGAAGCTTTTGTAGGCTATGCGGATATTCTTTTTGCCAAGAATAAGGACAGCAGATTTGGCGTGACGGTTGTATTTGGATGGTATCGCGAAGATACTATAGATGTTTCTTCTGTAGAGGCGTCTTCGATACTTTCTTCGCAAGGCGGCAATGATTATTCCGCTGATAACCTTATCGACGGCGACTATACAACAATTTGGGCTGAAGGCGCAAAGGGTACAGGCGTAGGCGAGACTATTACAATCCATTTGGAAAAAGAGCAGCTCGTATACGGCGTACTTATCTGCAACGGATATACTGCAAGCTACGAGCAGTACAATAATAACGGACGTCTGACTCAGGTAAGCGTTGATTTTGGCGGTGGAAACGTGGTTAAAGGTGACGTAGATGGCTATGGCTATGAGGGATTTAGCTCAGATAATCTTGCTGATAGTAACAGGACCAAGATCGAGCTTGATGAGCCTGTTATGACAGATACGATAGTTGTTACGATCACAGGTGCAGAGAAAGGTGCCAAGTACGATGATACCTGCGTTAGCGAACTGCTGGTTTATTGA
- a CDS encoding MFS transporter, translating into MKTQQKKEIPTEASSASRKETKLSFLEQFGYFSGDFGGSLVNLYISAFYVTFCTYVLGISPAWMATLIFVAKIWDAINDPMIGSLPDRFKIGKGTDKFKPWIKLFMVPLALTGLMCFTNTTSMPDIIKHAWVAVSYILYGMAYTGVSMPYGAMASVITDSPVERTKLSRARAFGGMGVGILFIPLVSLAIWDEAGNPNAKGYFLMAIVAGVLSVIFYLILLGLTKERIHQEHRFAGASARKYSLTHVVKEAFTNRALIAVMIASIGSMFASAQSMNNFLYKEYYHMPKAMAASSMISLPMMFVAFFAVPRLAKIVGNRKLIIYSAFYSIIAFGILFFIRIPNCYVFMFVNTVANLGLTTFTMLVWALVTESIDYQEYKTGERSDGTMYSIYTFSRKIGSAAAASISTALIGTAGFVAGAKEQIPEFGENIRKLVILMPLLGAVVILVSILLIYPLTKNKSDEMYAKLHEMHESKN; encoded by the coding sequence ATGAAAACGCAGCAAAAAAAAGAAATACCAACCGAAGCATCATCAGCTTCACGAAAAGAAACAAAACTTTCCTTTCTGGAACAGTTTGGATATTTTAGTGGCGACTTTGGAGGTAGTCTTGTAAACCTCTACATAAGTGCCTTCTATGTTACATTCTGTACATACGTTCTTGGCATCAGTCCTGCATGGATGGCAACACTTATCTTCGTCGCCAAGATATGGGATGCCATCAACGATCCTATGATCGGTTCACTACCTGACAGATTCAAGATTGGCAAGGGCACAGACAAGTTCAAGCCCTGGATCAAATTGTTCATGGTGCCTCTGGCGCTTACAGGCCTTATGTGCTTTACTAATACAACTTCTATGCCTGATATTATCAAGCATGCATGGGTCGCTGTATCCTACATTCTCTATGGAATGGCATATACAGGTGTATCAATGCCTTACGGCGCTATGGCTTCTGTTATCACAGACTCACCTGTAGAAAGGACCAAGCTTTCAAGAGCAAGAGCTTTCGGCGGAATGGGCGTTGGTATCCTTTTCATCCCTCTTGTATCTCTTGCTATCTGGGACGAAGCAGGTAATCCAAATGCAAAGGGATATTTCCTTATGGCGATCGTAGCAGGCGTATTGTCAGTGATCTTCTATCTTATCCTTCTTGGTCTTACCAAGGAAAGAATCCATCAGGAACACAGATTCGCAGGTGCATCTGCCCGCAAGTACAGCCTTACACATGTTGTTAAGGAAGCCTTCACTAACAGAGCCCTTATTGCAGTTATGATCGCGTCTATCGGCAGCATGTTCGCAAGTGCACAGAGCATGAACAACTTCCTTTACAAAGAGTACTATCATATGCCCAAAGCAATGGCAGCATCTTCAATGATCAGCCTTCCTATGATGTTCGTGGCATTCTTTGCAGTACCACGTCTTGCTAAGATCGTAGGTAACAGGAAGCTCATTATCTACTCAGCATTTTACAGTATCATCGCATTCGGTATCTTATTCTTCATAAGGATCCCTAACTGCTATGTATTCATGTTTGTAAATACTGTTGCAAACCTCGGACTTACAACCTTCACAATGCTCGTATGGGCACTTGTAACAGAATCAATCGATTACCAGGAATATAAGACCGGCGAGCGCTCAGATGGAACTATGTATTCTATTTATACATTCTCCAGAAAAATAGGTTCCGCAGCCGCAGCTTCTATCTCAACAGCCCTCATTGGAACAGCCGGATTTGTAGCTGGTGCCAAAGAGCAGATCCCGGAATTTGGCGAGAACATAAGAAAACTTGTAATCCTTATGCCTTTATTGGGCGCAGTCGTGATCCTTGTAAGTATCCTTCTCATCTACCCTCTTACTAAGAATAAGTCCGATGAGATGTATGCAAAACTTCATGAAATGCATGAATCGAAGAACTAA
- a CDS encoding FAD-dependent oxidoreductase has translation MKYQGLFEPIKIGKLEIKNRYAMAPMGPLGLGDCEGGWNDRGIDYYTRRAKGGIGLIITGVTFSDTEVEKPSFPNTPNSTYNPVQFVRTSREMTERVHAYGSKIFLQMSGGFGRVTIPTNLGEFPPVSASAIPHRWLDKTCRPLTVEEIHGIVESFGKGAYNAKRAGFDGVEIHAVHEGYLIDQFAISFFNHREDEYGGSLENRLRFAKEIREEIAKTCGWDFPVAMRFSLKSMVKDFREGALPGEEFEEKGRDIEEGIEAAKLLEKFGYDALDVDAGTYDAWWWNHPPMYMEKAPYKEFARITKENVNIPVIMAGRVDNPDTAIDCLNKNICDMISLGRPTLADPDIVNKIRRGNLSQIRPCISCQEGCMGRIQTYSLINCAVNPQAGKERLNKYNPVVKKKKVLVVGGGVAGCEAARVLAERGHEPVLYEASDRLGGNLIPGGAPAFKEDDIALAKWYEDEMVRLNVEVHMNTKATEKEILDSQYDAVILATGSRPKMFSLGDDDKVYSAEQVLLGKKDAGDKVVVVGGGLVGCELALDLAQKGKKVTIVEALDKLMAVNGPLCSANKEMLEKLIPFNGIDVVTGAKVTEYKDGVLKASVGEGTKELEADSVVLCVGYASENTLYNQYKNDVDEIYLLGDAKQVSNIMYGIWDAFEVANHI, from the coding sequence ATGAAGTATCAGGGACTTTTTGAGCCTATCAAGATCGGTAAGCTCGAAATCAAGAACCGCTACGCTATGGCACCCATGGGACCACTTGGTCTTGGCGACTGCGAAGGCGGCTGGAATGACAGAGGTATTGATTACTACACAAGACGTGCCAAGGGCGGTATCGGTCTTATCATCACAGGTGTAACATTCTCAGACACTGAGGTTGAGAAGCCTTCTTTCCCTAATACACCTAACTCAACTTACAATCCGGTTCAGTTCGTAAGAACAAGCCGTGAGATGACAGAGCGTGTACACGCTTACGGTTCTAAGATATTCCTGCAGATGAGCGGTGGATTCGGACGTGTTACTATACCTACAAACCTTGGAGAGTTCCCTCCTGTATCTGCTTCTGCTATCCCACACAGATGGCTTGACAAGACTTGCCGTCCACTTACTGTAGAAGAGATCCACGGAATCGTAGAGAGCTTTGGTAAGGGTGCTTACAATGCTAAGCGTGCAGGTTTCGACGGCGTTGAGATCCACGCTGTACACGAAGGATACCTTATCGACCAGTTTGCTATCTCCTTCTTCAATCACAGAGAAGATGAATACGGCGGATCACTTGAGAACAGACTCAGATTTGCTAAAGAGATCCGTGAAGAGATCGCTAAGACTTGTGGCTGGGACTTCCCTGTTGCAATGAGATTCTCACTTAAGAGCATGGTCAAGGACTTCCGTGAAGGTGCTCTTCCGGGCGAAGAATTCGAAGAAAAAGGCCGTGATATCGAAGAAGGTATCGAGGCAGCAAAGCTTCTTGAGAAGTTCGGCTATGACGCTCTTGACGTAGACGCAGGAACATACGATGCATGGTGGTGGAATCACCCTCCGATGTACATGGAGAAGGCTCCTTACAAGGAATTTGCACGTATCACTAAGGAGAATGTAAACATCCCTGTTATCATGGCAGGTCGTGTAGATAACCCTGATACAGCGATTGACTGTCTTAACAAGAATATCTGCGACATGATCTCCCTTGGTCGTCCTACACTTGCTGATCCTGATATTGTAAACAAGATCCGCAGAGGTAACCTCTCACAGATCCGTCCATGTATCAGCTGTCAGGAAGGATGCATGGGTCGTATCCAGACTTACTCTCTCATCAACTGCGCAGTTAACCCTCAGGCAGGCAAAGAGAGACTTAACAAGTACAACCCTGTTGTTAAGAAGAAAAAAGTCCTCGTAGTAGGCGGCGGTGTTGCAGGTTGTGAAGCTGCACGCGTACTTGCAGAAAGAGGTCATGAGCCTGTCCTTTATGAAGCATCAGACAGACTTGGCGGCAACCTCATCCCTGGCGGTGCTCCAGCATTCAAGGAAGACGATATCGCACTTGCTAAGTGGTACGAAGATGAAATGGTACGCCTTAATGTAGAAGTTCATATGAATACTAAGGCTACTGAGAAGGAGATCCTTGATAGTCAGTATGATGCTGTTATCCTTGCTACAGGTTCTCGTCCTAAGATGTTCTCACTTGGCGATGATGACAAGGTTTACTCTGCAGAGCAGGTACTTCTTGGCAAGAAAGATGCCGGAGACAAGGTAGTTGTAGTCGGCGGCGGTCTTGTAGGATGCGAACTTGCACTTGACCTTGCTCAGAAGGGCAAAAAGGTAACTATCGTAGAAGCTCTTGATAAGCTCATGGCAGTTAACGGACCTCTCTGCTCAGCTAATAAGGAAATGCTTGAAAAACTCATTCCATTCAACGGAATCGACGTTGTTACAGGTGCTAAAGTTACAGAATACAAGGACGGCGTATTAAAGGCATCTGTAGGCGAAGGAACTAAAGAGCTTGAAGCTGACAGCGTAGTACTTTGCGTAGGTTATGCAAGCGAGAATACACTCTACAACCAGTACAAGAATGATGTAGACGAGATCTATCTTCTTGGCGATGCTAAGCAGGTATCCAACATCATGTATGGTATCTGGGATGCATTCGAAGTTGCTAACCACATCTAA
- a CDS encoding carboxylesterase family protein, with protein MNTIIRDTDLGQIKGLELDDNTVQFRGIRYATARRFAYPEPVTSFDGIYDATRFGNACPQFRTYDPEDQKDPAPFYYKEFREGAEFTYDEDCLFLNIYAPKDAKKAPVIIYIHGGAFLGGCGNENHMDGTAYARKGIIFVSINYRLGVLGFLCDRKLTKESGHSGNYGLYDQLEAIKWVHDHIENFGGDKSNITLFGQSAGAMSIQQHCFSPLTKPYIQKVYMASGAGIGKEFAGVSPVEDSYDYFERLTSLLGDEPEDFRQVPVKELIEKFQSVIDRDLMSHCCPHIDGLIIPKDPAQSLEDKDYADVPYLLSTNSEDMAPQFLHQMSKDFCNTVNRNGGRAYYFYFSRKLPGDDKGAFHSAELWYTIGSIRKCWRPMTQEDFDLSDKLVDMICEFANTGLISCSSYDTPLASFEIQP; from the coding sequence ATGAATACTATCATCCGCGATACAGACCTTGGACAGATCAAGGGACTTGAACTTGATGATAATACAGTCCAGTTTAGAGGCATCAGATATGCTACTGCCAGAAGATTTGCTTATCCAGAGCCTGTGACGAGTTTTGATGGCATCTATGATGCTACCAGATTCGGCAATGCCTGCCCACAGTTTAGAACCTACGATCCGGAAGATCAGAAGGATCCTGCTCCTTTCTATTACAAGGAGTTTAGAGAAGGTGCAGAGTTTACTTATGATGAGGATTGTCTTTTTCTTAATATATATGCACCAAAGGATGCCAAGAAAGCCCCTGTTATCATCTACATCCACGGCGGTGCCTTCCTTGGCGGATGCGGCAATGAGAATCATATGGACGGTACAGCCTATGCCCGTAAAGGTATCATATTCGTATCTATAAACTATAGACTTGGCGTACTTGGTTTTCTGTGTGACCGAAAGCTTACCAAGGAATCAGGTCATAGCGGCAACTACGGCTTATATGACCAGCTTGAAGCTATCAAATGGGTTCATGATCATATAGAGAATTTTGGCGGTGATAAGTCCAATATAACACTCTTTGGCCAGTCAGCAGGAGCTATGAGCATACAGCAGCACTGCTTCTCCCCTCTTACTAAGCCTTATATTCAAAAGGTATATATGGCAAGCGGCGCAGGAATCGGCAAAGAATTTGCAGGTGTAAGTCCTGTAGAAGACAGTTATGACTATTTTGAAAGACTTACAAGCCTTCTTGGAGATGAGCCTGAAGACTTTAGACAGGTTCCTGTCAAAGAACTTATAGAAAAGTTCCAGAGCGTGATAGACAGAGATCTTATGTCACATTGCTGCCCGCATATAGACGGACTTATCATACCCAAAGATCCTGCACAGTCATTAGAAGACAAGGACTACGCAGATGTTCCATATCTTCTTAGCACAAACTCAGAAGATATGGCGCCGCAGTTCCTGCATCAGATGAGCAAAGACTTCTGCAATACTGTAAATAGGAACGGAGGCAGAGCCTACTACTTCTACTTCTCAAGAAAACTCCCCGGAGATGACAAGGGAGCTTTCCACTCAGCAGAGCTTTGGTATACGATAGGATCCATACGAAAGTGCTGGCGTCCTATGACACAGGAAGACTTTGATCTATCCGATAAGCTGGTAGATATGATCTGCGAATTTGCAAATACAGGGCTTATATCTTGTAGCTCTTACGATACGCCCCTGGCGTCATTTGAAATTCAGCCTTAA
- a CDS encoding MATE family efflux transporter, translated as MQNELFEKTSIPKAYMKMALPVVMGMVVTLIYNLVDTYFIALTGNTDLIAGVSLCAPLFTLLLAIGDIFGIGGSSVISRVLGSHDRDGARSKSTFCIYTSIITGIIFTILMLVFKKQVVMLLGATDNTYDYAQQYYTWLILASTFVIFSLVPSNLLRAEGKAMESMVGSVVGTVVNIILDPIFIFGLGLGAAGAAMATAIGYVVTSVFFVIIIVQKSDVLSIDPKGLSFDAQTFSGVLAIGLPSSITNLMQTVGITLTNRYLQPYGDDNIAIMGIVLKIVNIAVLVIVGLAFGGQPLIGYCYGAKLKDRLKKIMGFGMALTGGTGLAALFLLSLFSKVILGRFLTDPDMIDMGARMLIFQLLGMPLMGICLIVICTFQATGKAAGAFILSSCRQGIAFWPALIILSMTAGLNGVIAAQVTADIITTVVAFLLFRVFLWKEIV; from the coding sequence ATGCAAAACGAATTATTTGAAAAAACATCGATTCCCAAGGCTTATATGAAGATGGCGCTGCCTGTTGTTATGGGTATGGTAGTTACTCTTATTTATAATCTTGTGGATACTTATTTTATCGCGCTGACAGGTAATACGGATCTTATTGCAGGAGTATCTTTGTGCGCACCTTTATTTACGCTGCTTCTGGCAATAGGAGATATATTTGGAATTGGCGGAAGCTCTGTGATCTCAAGAGTTCTTGGATCACATGACAGAGATGGAGCAAGGAGTAAGAGTACATTTTGTATATATACTTCTATTATCACAGGTATTATTTTTACTATACTTATGCTGGTATTTAAAAAGCAGGTAGTTATGCTCCTTGGAGCTACTGATAATACTTATGATTATGCGCAGCAGTACTATACATGGCTTATTCTTGCTTCAACTTTTGTCATCTTTTCACTGGTTCCTTCTAACCTTTTAAGAGCAGAAGGTAAGGCTATGGAATCGATGGTAGGATCTGTTGTTGGAACTGTTGTTAATATAATCCTTGATCCTATCTTCATCTTTGGACTTGGACTTGGCGCTGCTGGTGCGGCTATGGCAACTGCTATAGGTTATGTTGTCACCTCAGTATTTTTTGTCATAATCATTGTCCAAAAGAGTGATGTGCTCTCTATAGATCCGAAAGGCCTTAGCTTTGACGCGCAGACATTCTCTGGAGTTCTGGCTATAGGACTTCCTTCAAGTATTACGAATCTGATGCAGACAGTTGGTATTACCCTCACCAATAGATACCTGCAACCTTACGGCGATGACAATATCGCCATTATGGGTATTGTCCTTAAGATCGTTAACATTGCTGTACTTGTTATCGTGGGTCTTGCTTTTGGCGGTCAGCCTCTTATCGGATACTGCTATGGAGCAAAGCTTAAGGACAGGCTTAAGAAGATCATGGGATTTGGAATGGCTCTTACAGGTGGAACAGGACTTGCAGCACTTTTTCTTCTGTCTCTTTTTTCAAAAGTCATACTTGGAAGATTTCTGACTGACCCTGATATGATAGATATGGGTGCGAGGATGCTTATATTCCAGCTTCTTGGTATGCCGCTCATGGGGATATGTCTTATTGTTATCTGTACATTTCAGGCAACAGGTAAGGCGGCAGGTGCGTTTATCTTATCATCCTGCAGACAGGGGATAGCTTTTTGGCCTGCACTTATAATTCTATCTATGACTGCAGGACTTAACGGTGTTATTGCAGCGCAGGTTACTGCTGATATAATCACTACAGTTGTTGCCTTTTTGCTGTTTAGAGTCTTTCTTTGGAAAGAAATAGTGTGA
- a CDS encoding Dabb family protein, with the protein MVKHVILWTLKDELSDSEKADIKKNIKEGLEGLKGKVPGIVEIKVNIEGLPSSNADLMLDSTFESEDALKNYATHPEHVAVADTKVRPYTKLRSCLDYIV; encoded by the coding sequence ATGGTAAAGCATGTGATCTTGTGGACATTAAAGGATGAGCTTTCTGATTCTGAGAAGGCTGATATCAAAAAGAATATCAAGGAAGGTCTTGAGGGACTAAAGGGTAAAGTTCCGGGGATTGTGGAGATCAAGGTTAATATAGAAGGTCTTCCTTCTTCTAATGCTGATCTGATGCTTGATTCAACTTTTGAAAGCGAAGATGCGCTTAAAAATTATGCGACTCATCCTGAACATGTGGCTGTAGCTGATACTAAGGTGAGGCCTTATACCAAGCTTAGAAGCTGTCTGGATTATATAGTATAA
- a CDS encoding nitroreductase family protein produces the protein MEFKDVIQNRYSCKKYSDRKVNKASLQHILEAGRLAPTAKNLQEQHIYVLESEDALSKVDKATPCRYGAPTVIAVAFDKNNVFTYPGGKRDSGVEDATIVATHMILAAADESVDSCWINFFDPDELAKELGLPDNEEILMLLDLGFAAEGAGPLENHGKRKDLSETVSYL, from the coding sequence ATGGAATTTAAAGATGTAATTCAGAATCGTTATTCATGCAAAAAGTACAGTGACAGAAAGGTCAACAAGGCTAGCCTTCAGCATATCCTTGAAGCCGGAAGACTTGCTCCTACTGCCAAGAATCTTCAGGAGCAGCATATCTATGTGCTCGAATCAGAAGATGCACTTTCCAAGGTTGATAAGGCTACACCTTGCAGATACGGTGCGCCTACAGTTATAGCTGTAGCTTTTGACAAGAACAATGTATTTACTTATCCGGGTGGAAAGAGAGATTCTGGCGTTGAAGATGCAACTATAGTTGCAACTCACATGATCCTGGCTGCGGCTGATGAAAGTGTTGACAGCTGCTGGATCAACTTCTTTGATCCTGATGAACTTGCCAAGGAACTTGGACTTCCTGACAATGAAGAGATCCTAATGCTCCTTGACCTTGGATTTGCAGCAGAGGGAGCTGGTCCACTTGAGAATCATGGTAAGAGAAAAGATCTGTCTGAAACTGTAAGCTATCTGTAA
- a CDS encoding helix-turn-helix transcriptional regulator, with translation MEKELDKLTVTMNLIHDIFNIDYTTFDRYEDIERFCSNNRVIDAQSWLTEDALKLILDKSHHDNVNYFEDILHVRIILFYYEDKPVILGPYLAEEMTIGRSIQICNKIDRKNMDAQNLLIYYGRYPVIHESIMEKILRGILRSLDLENLTEHYTRYKDDSSEDIHDNELVKLSNANLETHYMTERQYMDAIKRGNTQEVLHYRKLLSENASGMWTKKFNMEDQRLGLAVNRAMSRIAAYEAGVPAPIIHKITTKESKAIAAAQSEKQMIDACETMLKEFCEMVRSIKNEKYSAMTQSIMYSINQNYMNELTIKDIAKELNITESYMIAQFKEETGITPAVYLRKVRLKKAAGLLISTSDEIQKISGSVGIPDANYFVKLFKAEFQMTPGAYRKSYKI, from the coding sequence ATGGAAAAGGAACTTGACAAGTTAACAGTAACAATGAATCTTATTCATGATATTTTTAATATAGATTATACGACTTTTGATAGATATGAAGATATCGAAAGATTCTGCAGTAACAATAGAGTAATAGATGCACAGTCATGGCTTACAGAAGATGCTCTTAAACTGATACTTGATAAGAGTCACCATGATAATGTTAACTATTTCGAAGACATTCTCCATGTAAGGATCATCCTTTTTTACTATGAAGATAAACCTGTAATACTAGGTCCTTATCTTGCAGAAGAGATGACGATCGGGCGGAGCATCCAGATCTGCAATAAGATAGACAGAAAGAATATGGATGCTCAGAACCTCCTTATCTATTATGGCCGATATCCTGTGATACATGAGAGTATTATGGAGAAGATACTCCGCGGAATACTGAGAAGTCTTGATCTTGAGAATCTTACTGAACATTATACCAGATATAAGGATGACAGCAGCGAAGATATCCATGACAATGAGCTGGTGAAGCTTAGTAATGCCAATCTTGAAACTCACTATATGACTGAAAGACAGTATATGGATGCCATCAAACGCGGCAATACTCAGGAGGTGCTGCATTATAGAAAACTTTTGTCTGAGAATGCTTCCGGAATGTGGACCAAGAAGTTCAATATGGAAGACCAAAGACTGGGACTTGCTGTTAACAGAGCTATGAGTAGGATAGCAGCTTATGAAGCGGGAGTTCCTGCACCTATCATACATAAGATCACAACCAAGGAATCTAAAGCAATAGCTGCTGCGCAGAGTGAGAAGCAGATGATAGATGCCTGTGAGACTATGTTAAAAGAGTTCTGTGAGATGGTGAGATCTATTAAGAACGAGAAATACTCTGCGATGACTCAGAGTATCATGTATTCTATCAATCAAAATTATATGAATGAGCTTACTATCAAGGATATTGCCAAAGAGCTAAATATCACAGAAAGTTACATGATCGCACAGTTTAAAGAAGAAACAGGTATTACTCCGGCTGTGTATCTTAGAAAAGTAAGACTAAAAAAAGCCGCCGGTCTTCTTATCTCTACAAGCGATGAGATTCAGAAGATCAGCGGCAGTGTTGGCATTCCTGATGCCAATTATTTTGTCAAACTATTTAAGGCTGAATTTCAAATGACGCCAGGGGCGTATCGTAAGAGCTACAAGATATAA